The genomic segment TAGGAAAGTAAAGGTGTACTATTGTGCCTTCGTTTACTTGGGAATTAATTTCTATACGTCCACCCAGCCGTTCCATGATGCGTTTGACAAGGGACAGACCGATTCCTGTTCCCTTTATATTACCCACATTATCGGCTCTCGAAAACATCTCATAGATATGTGGCAAATGTGCAGAAGGGATGCCGATGCCATTATCAATAACACAGTAATGGGTGTGTTCATCCTCAAGGATACTTTCGATTCGGACAGTGGGATTGTCTGCCTGAGCTGAGTATTTAATGGCATTCACAATCAGATTGGTGAATATTTGATAAACCGCACTTTTTTCACCCCACACTGGGAAGAGCTGTCCGAAAGATGGCTGACAATTGGTAGCGTTGTAAAGGATTTTGTTTTCCTGAAAAATCCGCTGAATGGTATATGAAAGTGGCAGAGGCTCCTTGTCCAGAGCATTGGCACGGTGCTGGCTGAGCTGGACCATATTGTTGATAATGTCTTCAATATTACTGATGCTGCGATTAAAATTCTGATACCATTTATTGGATTTGGTCCTGTCCATATTGTCAGTATGCTGTTGCAAAAACTGTATACCCATTTTCAGAATCGAGAGTGGATTTTTTAAATCATGTGATAGCGTATAGGTAAACATTTCCAGTTCGTTGTTTAAGCTGAGTAGCTCTTCATTAAGGAGCTGTCGCTCTTTAAGCTTTCTGAATATCGACTCTTTAATGATGTGGTTGAGTCGAAGCACAAAATTGATTTCGGCATCATTCCACGGTCTGGCTGTATCATATTGGATATCTTCCGAAATTCTGAGCCCCTGACTGTCTTGCATTTTGAGTTGAATGACACGGCTCTCCTCTTCTTTTCTGAACCAGACCAGATAATAATCATTTTCCAAACCTATTTTAAGGTACATTAGACCAGCAAAATTCAGTTTTTCACGAAACGTAGGCTGATGGTTTAGTCTGAAATTATAGTCTTTAAATAGTGCTTTATCTGTATGTTGCTGTAGGAAATGGACGATTTCATAAAATTGTGACTTCGGAGGTACCTGTCCGTAATGAAATACATCCCCTTGGTTGAAAATCGCCAGTCCGTCGGCATGAACAAGCTGGGTCAGGATATCCATATGCTGTACTAGTGCGCAGTTGACCATCATATTTTCTGACAGACTTTTCTTTAATTCATCCTCAGCAATTTTGAGCAGCTCTGATCGCTCGAGTAGATTTTGTTTGATATGGCTTTCATACTTGCTAGCCGCTGCTTGTATCGCGAAAGCGCAGAGTTTACGTTGTTGTAAGTCGATCTGTTTTTTCTTCGTATGCCGTGCGATGACCAGGCCCCAAAATTGCCCATCGATACAGATGCGGAAAAAGAGTGCACTTTTGGCATTGATCTGCTGGAGGAAAAGCTGATGGAGAGCGGGGATCGGCTGGAGCAAACTCGAAACTGTGTCTAGATCTTCTTCTATATAAATAAAGTTCTGTTGATTTTCGTCGATATGCGGGACATAGCGATAAGAATAAGCGCTGTAATATGCTATCACATCAGGAGGCATAAAATCACGGGAAAACGCCTTATTTCTATAGCAGGCAGTGCCGTCTGCTGTGTGTTCTGCAATGACTTTGCTGAAACCAGTTTCTTGGATCTGTAAAACGAAAACATGGTCGTAACCTAATAGTTTATTGATTGCGAAACATACGCGCTCCCAGCTATCAGGATGAATTGTATCGAGCAGGAAGTTGAACTCGTTTATCTTTTTGGCTGATATGTATTTTTTATGTTGCCTTTCCCATTCAACATATAGAAAACTCTGATGGTTTCGAAATTTAAAATATAAACGTTCGCCATCTACCTTTAATGGTAAGATATGCCGAGACTGGCCGCTTTCACGGAACTCGTTAATAGCGTTTTGGATTTTTACAGCATTGTCACCAAATACATTTGAAAAACCAGCCAGGAACTTTCTGCCTAATAGCGCAGTACTAGCGAATTTTGTTTTCTTTGCCGCTTGGTCACTAACACCGACAATATGGTCATGTTGGTCTAAGACCAGGAGACAGCCGAAATGCTGAAGTTTGATGGTCTTAAGATCGCAAGTTTGAAAAATAGTCTCCATATTCGCCAAAAACTCCTTGTGCTATCATAAATGTACAAAAAAATTACAACAATACCGGATTATTTTCCAACCAGTTGTCGTATTTTTTATTATAATGGGGAATAATTTGACGTCAAATTAAAATCAGCAGGCAGCGCCTGATAGTCTAACAGCGATGTGAAAACTATCTTTGACTGACGCTATTGGCTAGACCTTTAACCAGCGATTTCCATTGCGGATATGATGCGCCAACTTTAGCCCCCAAACCGATAATAAAGTTTCTGATGTTGTCTGTCAGATGGCTATTTTCAACATTAACAATTTCATTTCTTCCTGCATATTGTATGAGAATACTGTTTCTCCGCTGCTCGATTAGAAAGGTGGACGAAGAAACTCCTTCAAAAAAGTGGGCTGTATCTCTATTGTCGGGATGTCTAGGATCCGGGCATGGTTTGAGTGTTAGCGCATAAAGCTTTAATTCTTCGGTACCCTCATCGACAATATTGACCACAGTTACCCAGTCGTAACCATCGCTGCTCGGTAATCCAGGGCCAGGTATATCTAACCGGATATAGTCATGTAGTTGGATAGGGCGGTCTATAGGCTGCCCGCTTCGGTCGGTCAGTTGAAACGTAGTGGCTGGGATTTCTGCCAGTTCATACCACTGGTTGACACGTGCGAGATGTGCGCAGACAGTGTCAAAGGCATGGCTTGCTGCCGCTGTACTCTCAAAATCGACAGTTTCAAAACAGTCGAGCTTTTTACCTTCTTTTTGTTCCGGGATGATATTTTTCATGTTTTTTGTAGAGAACATAGCTCGCTTAGATTTAGTTTGGCGGAGAATCGCCAGTGTTGTATTAATCATACACTCTTTGTGTAGATCCCACATCAGGAACCAGAAGCTTTATCATTGGGATTCCAATAGATTGAGGTTTTCTCAGTACGTTAACCTAAACTAGCCCGTAACTTTGCAAGCAAATCGTCTGCCTTTGTATTTTCGACTTTAATTTTTCTGATTGTCGGTCGCTTACCTTTATCTTTTTGTTTGATGATCTTCATCAGATCTTCCATGTATTCATTTTTGTATTTGCTGATATCAAAACTAGAACTGTGCTGCTGGATCAATTGTGTAGCCATATCCATTTCCGCTTTCTGAATTTTGACTGAGGTGGGCAATTTAAGTTCATCGAGCTCCCTGATTTCTTGTTGATATCTTATCTTATTGAGGACAAGTGCATTCTGGTATGGTTTGATGATAGCAAGATGTTCGACATTGCGCATGACAAAAGCTCCGAGGCCCGCGGTCTTTGTTTTGTCCAGAGCTTTGACCAGCAGCTGATAGGCTTTTTCACCGCCCTTTTGAGGCTCTAGATAATATGGAGTCTCGAAATAGATGCTATCAATATCTGACAATTTAACAAATGTATGCAGATTGACCATCTTTGTTTTTTCTGGACTGGCATCTTCAAAATCAGCGTCCTCAAGGACCACATAATGATCTTTCATAAAATACCCTTTGACGATATTATCCCATTTTACTTCCTTACCTGTCTGTTCGTTTACCCGTTTGAATTTAATATTGGCCAGATCTTTACGGTCGAGCATATCAAGATCCAAACTGCTGCTTTCCGTTGCGCTGTATAATTTTATTGGAATGTTTACCAAGCCGAATCCGATTGCTCCTGTCCAAATTGCTCGCATATTTAGCTTCGATTTTAGTTAATAAATCTTTGATAGTGATGTTTAGACTAATAACTCGTATAAACCCCGAAAAGTTTAGACTTTGAAAAAAAACTTTTCCGTTGTGAAGTGGTTATAATGACGATTGCTGAATTTATTATGGACTTGAAATCACATGAACCATTTTGGATGGTTAAAAATGGCCTGTTGGCAAGCTATCCCTCGTTGCATGAAAACAAATCCTGCGATATTCTGATTGTGGGCGGGGGCATTACCGGTGCTTTAATTGCCCATCAATGTGTGTCAATGGGCAAAAAATGTATTGTTATTGATAAGCGAGAACTTGTAAACGGAAGTTCTGCCGCCACAACATCGATGCTACAGTATGAAATCGATATGCCACTTTACAAATTGAAGGAGCTCATCGGCGCAACTGGAGCACTCGCCAGTTACAGGGCATGCAGCGAGGCTATCGATACCCTCGGACAGCTTTCGAAAGAGATCGGATCCAAAGCAGGCTTCCGCAGAAAAGATTCTCTTTATTATGCCTCTCGCAAGAAGGATGTCGCTTGGCTAAAGACAGAATTTGAAGCGCGGAAAGCTGCCGGATTTGATGTGCAATGGTTATCGGAAGAGCAGATCAGATCTCGTTATGACCTGACGGGAGCCTATGGCGGAATTATATCCAAGCAGGGGGGCAGTATGGATGCGTTTTGCTTTGCCCATGAGCTATTCCGCCATAATGCAGAAAAAGGTCTAGAAATTTTCGATAAAACAGAGCTTTTGTCAGTCCAATGTAATGCACGCAGCAATTTGGTCCGTGTGTCTACCGGCGTGGAGATCAGTGCAAAAAAAGTCGTCTATTGTACCGGTTTTGAGACAGTACAATTGATTCCGGAGCGATTTGTGAAGTTGCTGAGCACTTTTGCTATTGTCTCTGAGGTCGACCCTATATTGTATAAACAGTATAATGATTTGTTGGTCTGGAATACCTCAGACCCGTATTTATATATGCGGACAACGGATGACTGTCGATTTTTGATAGGAGGTGAAGATGAGGAATTCCAGGACGCAAAAAAAAGAGACGCATTGATTGAACAAAAGTGTTTAAAACTGGAGAAGTCTTTTCATAAGATTTTTAACAGGGATTTTTATCGCGATTTTAACTGGGCGGGCACTTTTGGTGCGACGAAAGATGGTCTACCATATATTGGAGAGCACAAAAAATATAAGAACAGCTATTTTGTGTGTGGCTTTGGCGGAAACGGTATTACGTTTTCCGTTGCTGCGATGGACATGGTGTGTCACTGGATAAACAACAAAAAACATCCGCTTTCTGAATGGTTTCGTTTTGGTCGGTAGTGCTAACTATATTTGAGCAGGAAGCGAAATAGCTTAAATTCAAGCTTTTCCAAAGGAATCTCTTTGTTTATTACTGGAAATTTACTTTCCATGTAAACCCGTTGGATTGTTGGATGGACATAGTATTTTTCAGAAACAGCTTTGGTGTTGCCCAATTCCTTCGCGACGGCTTTTATGACAGAGTTTAATTGTCTTTTGCGTGCCTTAGGCTCATCAGGCTGTTTAGCTTTGCAAAGTAGTTTGAATGCTTCCCTGCTGGCCCCCCATATGCGGATGTCCTTGCAGCTGATATTTCCGGGACAATGTGTACGCAGGTAACTGTTGAAGGTGCGCCCGCAAAAGCGGCCTTCACAATTTGTTTTGTCAAGACAGAAGACCGTTTTCCCCTTAATTTGCATCAGTTGTCCTAATAAACACGCGAGTTGTTTGTTACGCCAGGTCTTCTCCTGAAAGACACCTTTCTTTCCTTTATAGGCGAGCGTGATGGTGTTACCGCTGATTTTAACGTGTCTTTTTTCCAATGTGCTCAGGCCATATGATTTATAAGCCAACGTATAGCGTTTGTTGCCTATGCGGATGAGGGTGCTGTCCATTATTTTGAAGGCTACAGCACATAGCTTTTCCATATTCCAGGTCTCCTGTTTGAGCTGGCGTGAACTGATCTTCCGCAATTCCTGAAGATACTGACCCACGTATAGAATCTGTTTAAATTTTTCGGATTGCTGTTGGTTGACAAACTTTGGATGATAAACGTATTGTTTACGGCCCTTTTGGTCGTAACCATAAGCCTGTAAATTACTACGCGGGCTTCTAGAAATCCAGACCTCCTTCCAGTTGGGCGGGATGACAAGGGCACCAATCCTTTTTAAAATCTTGGCATCCTCGATCACCTGACCCGATGGATCGTAATATTTGAATTTATTTCTGATTTTTCGTCTTGTATAACCTTCGGTATGCTTCGTCTTCATAAGGCAGGGTAACGTTATAATAGTATAGAAAGTCAACTTGACCGTTAAGCGTTGTCCCGTAATGTCTTGATATACTCATGTGCTTCGAGCTGTATACCGAGCTGTTTTTCGATCAGTAGCAAGAGATCATGGGTAATTTCCCAGTCTTCATTGTCCACGACGTCCTTATAAGTCTTTTTAAAAGCATCTTCACCTTGTTCGCAGCTAGCCAGTAAGCTTTTTGCATCGTTGCCGGAAACCGCAACTCTAATTTCCATCCAGATTCTAAATAATTTCCCGCTGATCATGGTTCCGTCTGTAGCTGCTTCGGAC from the Sphingobacterium thalpophilum genome contains:
- a CDS encoding GAF domain-containing sensor histidine kinase gives rise to the protein METIFQTCDLKTIKLQHFGCLLVLDQHDHIVGVSDQAAKKTKFASTALLGRKFLAGFSNVFGDNAVKIQNAINEFRESGQSRHILPLKVDGERLYFKFRNHQSFLYVEWERQHKKYISAKKINEFNFLLDTIHPDSWERVCFAINKLLGYDHVFVLQIQETGFSKVIAEHTADGTACYRNKAFSRDFMPPDVIAYYSAYSYRYVPHIDENQQNFIYIEEDLDTVSSLLQPIPALHQLFLQQINAKSALFFRICIDGQFWGLVIARHTKKKQIDLQQRKLCAFAIQAAASKYESHIKQNLLERSELLKIAEDELKKSLSENMMVNCALVQHMDILTQLVHADGLAIFNQGDVFHYGQVPPKSQFYEIVHFLQQHTDKALFKDYNFRLNHQPTFREKLNFAGLMYLKIGLENDYYLVWFRKEEESRVIQLKMQDSQGLRISEDIQYDTARPWNDAEINFVLRLNHIIKESIFRKLKERQLLNEELLSLNNELEMFTYTLSHDLKNPLSILKMGIQFLQQHTDNMDRTKSNKWYQNFNRSISNIEDIINNMVQLSQHRANALDKEPLPLSYTIQRIFQENKILYNATNCQPSFGQLFPVWGEKSAVYQIFTNLIVNAIKYSAQADNPTVRIESILEDEHTHYCVIDNGIGIPSAHLPHIYEMFSRADNVGNIKGTGIGLSLVKRIMERLGGRIEINSQVNEGTIVHLYFPIVKPFPDHMLNDL
- a CDS encoding NAD(P)/FAD-dependent oxidoreductase, whose translation is MDLKSHEPFWMVKNGLLASYPSLHENKSCDILIVGGGITGALIAHQCVSMGKKCIVIDKRELVNGSSAATTSMLQYEIDMPLYKLKELIGATGALASYRACSEAIDTLGQLSKEIGSKAGFRRKDSLYYASRKKDVAWLKTEFEARKAAGFDVQWLSEEQIRSRYDLTGAYGGIISKQGGSMDAFCFAHELFRHNAEKGLEIFDKTELLSVQCNARSNLVRVSTGVEISAKKVVYCTGFETVQLIPERFVKLLSTFAIVSEVDPILYKQYNDLLVWNTSDPYLYMRTTDDCRFLIGGEDEEFQDAKKRDALIEQKCLKLEKSFHKIFNRDFYRDFNWAGTFGATKDGLPYIGEHKKYKNSYFVCGFGGNGITFSVAAMDMVCHWINNKKHPLSEWFRFGR
- the ku gene encoding non-homologous end joining protein Ku, which gives rise to MRAIWTGAIGFGLVNIPIKLYSATESSSLDLDMLDRKDLANIKFKRVNEQTGKEVKWDNIVKGYFMKDHYVVLEDADFEDASPEKTKMVNLHTFVKLSDIDSIYFETPYYLEPQKGGEKAYQLLVKALDKTKTAGLGAFVMRNVEHLAIIKPYQNALVLNKIRYQQEIRELDELKLPTSVKIQKAEMDMATQLIQQHSSSFDISKYKNEYMEDLMKIIKQKDKGKRPTIRKIKVENTKADDLLAKLRASLG
- a CDS encoding DNA topoisomerase IB; translation: MKTKHTEGYTRRKIRNKFKYYDPSGQVIEDAKILKRIGALVIPPNWKEVWISRSPRSNLQAYGYDQKGRKQYVYHPKFVNQQQSEKFKQILYVGQYLQELRKISSRQLKQETWNMEKLCAVAFKIMDSTLIRIGNKRYTLAYKSYGLSTLEKRHVKISGNTITLAYKGKKGVFQEKTWRNKQLACLLGQLMQIKGKTVFCLDKTNCEGRFCGRTFNSYLRTHCPGNISCKDIRIWGASREAFKLLCKAKQPDEPKARKRQLNSVIKAVAKELGNTKAVSEKYYVHPTIQRVYMESKFPVINKEIPLEKLEFKLFRFLLKYS
- a CDS encoding PA2169 family four-helix-bundle protein; this translates as MESTTINDSSLINDLIQINNDRIAGYQKAIEIANRHHLEGGLNNIFSSYINQSQMFIEELTPYLEQQSEAATDGTMISGKLFRIWMEIRVAVSGNDAKSLLASCEQGEDAFKKTYKDVVDNEDWEITHDLLLLIEKQLGIQLEAHEYIKTLRDNA